Proteins encoded in a region of the Euleptes europaea isolate rEulEur1 chromosome 3, rEulEur1.hap1, whole genome shotgun sequence genome:
- the FBXO46 gene encoding F-box only protein 46: MDQNTFSHIQLWCPRPFGTYSQNKQCSGGQVRKTFGDFTCKGKEEEDSGGEACSENTPPAPPPPPPAVSPSPSQVEEGRVLLDTWYVIKPGNTKEKIAFFVAHQCSSGSRASAMKVKGNWGSDSSKAKRRRRSHDPSKSKACPIKAKDASKEAEDVCLCPESHADPGGDTDLLSVAEMVALVEQRTALALQNYPRPSPPAAPSSPMVFVSTDQEQGDGGEKKAPSLGGGSDCSRVAEAVAHFESQQQDRNVLRQNGLCREAPECVANSQHSPGEVRIAFRISSSREPRSPTEGSSGARPNCVFMSCGGSPTSNAARAKDKITCDLYQLISPSRDALPNNVDFLLASASPKAADGSGSEPPDIEMTCGESQGGSGKLDAIPEGGRSSGEKLGGPPGPISRDCVSGFHVDVVVTGVVDQCVFFGKDSTKNMKEETVCLTVGSPTQEVLCSSCDDPPPGQLFFLHTQPPRPEDGREGDSSFLDANNTSDGGPERPDGSGLEPAASDTSLCRLYRHVSHDFLEIRFKIQRLLEPRQYMLLLPDHIMVKIFSYLPTQSLAALKCSCHYFKYIIETFGVQATDSRWNRDPLYRDDPCKQCKKHYEKGDVSLCRWHPKPYHHDLPYGRSYWMCCRQTDKDTPGCRVGLHDNNWVQPCDMLRERAARREDGR; encoded by the coding sequence ATGGATCAGAACACATTCTCCCACATCCAGCTGTGGTGCCCGCGGCCCTTTGGCACCTACTCCCAGAACAAGCAGTGCAGCGGAGGCCAGGTGAGGAAGACCTTTGGAGACTTCACCTGCAAAGGCAAGGAAGAGGAAGACAGTGGAGGAGAGGCCTGCTCGGAGAACACCCCGCCTGccccacccccgccaccccctgCTGTCTCCCCCAGCCCCAGCCAGGTGGAGGAGGGACGGGTGCTGTTGGACACGTGGTACGTGATCAAGCCGGGCAACACCAAGGAGAAGATAGCGTTTTTCGTGGCCCACCAGTGCAGCAGCGGGAGCCGAGCGAGCGCCATGAAGGTCAAGGGTAACTGGGGGAGCGACAGCTCCAAGGCCAAGCGCCGGAGGCGGTCGCATGACCCCAGCAAGAGCAAAGCATGCCCCATCAAGGCCAAGGACGCCAGCAAGGAAGCCGAGGACGTGTGCCTTTGTCCGGAGTCCCACGCTGATCCAGGTGGCGACACCGACCTGCTCTCGGTGGCAGAGATGGTGGCTTTGGTGGAGCAGCGCACGGCATTGGCTCTGCAGAACTACCCCCGGCCGAGCCCCCCTGCCGCCCCCTCGTCCCCCATGGTTTTCGTGTCCACGGACCAAGAGCAAGGAGATGGCGGAGAGAAGAAGGCGCCTTCGTTAGGGGGCGGCTCGGATTGCAGCCGGGTGGCCGAGGCCGTGGCTCACTTCGAGTCCCAGCAGCAGGACCGGAACGTCCTGCGGCAGAACGGCTTGTGCCGAGAGGCCCCTGAATGCGTGGCCAACTCCCAGCACAGCCCTGGCGAAGTCCGCATCGCCTTCCGGATCTCCAGCAGCCGTGAGCCGCGCTCGCCCACCGAGGGCAGTTCCGGCGCTCGCCCCAACTGCGTGTTCATGAGCTGTGGGGGCTCGCCGACCAGCAACGCGGCCCGTGCCAAAGACAAGATCACCTGCGACCTCTATCAGCTCATCAGCCCTTCCCGAGACGCTCTCCCCAACAATGTGGACTTCCTACTGGCAAGTGCCTCCCCGAAAGCGGCGGATGGGTCTGGCTCGGAGCCCCCCGACATAGAGATGACTTGTGGGGAGAGTCAAGGTGGCTCAGGCAAACTGGATGCCATCCCGGAAGGGGGCCGATCCAGCGGGGAGAAGCTGGGTGGCCCACCAGGCCCCATTTCCAGGGACTGCGTATCAGGCTTCCATGTCGACGTAGTTGTCACCGGTGTGGTGGACCAGTGCGTCTTCTTCGGCAAGGACAGCACCAAGAATATGAAGGAGGAGACAGTTTGCCTGACAGTCGGCTCTCCCACCCAAGAAGTACTGTGCTCGTCTTGCGACGACCCACCTCCAggacaactcttcttccttcataCCCAACCCCCTCGGCCAGAAGATGGTAGGGAGGGAGACAGCTCCTTCTTGGACGCCAACAACACCAGCGACGGAGGGCCCGAGAGGCCTGACGGGTCCGGGCTGGAGCCGGCGGCCTCGGATACCTCTCTGTGCCGCCTCTATCGCCATGTCTCCCACGACTTCTTGGAGATCCGCTTCAAGATCCAGCGCTTGCTGGAGCCTCGCCAGTACATGCTGCTGCTCCCCGACCATATCATGGTGAAGATCTTCAGCTACTTGCCCACGCAGTCGCTGGCTGCCTTAAAATGCTCCTGCCACTATTTCAAATACATCATTGAGACGTTTGGCGTGCAAGCCACGGACTCCCGGTGGAACAGGGACCCCTTGTATCGCGACGACCCCTGTAAGCAGTGCAAGAAGCACTACGAGAAGGGGGACGTCTCCCTTTGCCGCTGGCACCCCAAGCCCTATCATCACGACCTGCCTTACGGACGCTCTTACTGGATGTGCTGCCGGCAAACGGACAAGGACACGCCCGGGTGCCGGGTGGGACTCCACGACAACAACTGGGTGCAGCCGTGTGACATGTTGCGGGAACGGGCCGCCCGGAGGGAGGACGGGAGGTGA